Proteins encoded together in one Lathyrus oleraceus cultivar Zhongwan6 chromosome 5, CAAS_Psat_ZW6_1.0, whole genome shotgun sequence window:
- the LOC127087991 gene encoding uncharacterized protein LOC127087991, whose amino-acid sequence MLYCFCFCLFKTTFLWMASPFVFLMLFSTYIVVGFGFLSLFFSSLALILSTILLYIWKHKAVSVDERENLATATPILMNESMIEAMEMKEEKEEEASDIGVVDNYDSYSDLDGSISDEESLIEISLPSGHLMDKHKQKFNQQSLMELLAEFNEMFEEENLIEIDISMGSIKCSRFEIEA is encoded by the coding sequence ATGCTatattgcttttgcttttgcttatTCAAAACTACATTCTTATGGATGGCTTCTCCTTTTGTTTTCTTGATGCTTTTTTCAACTTACATAGTTGTTGGATTTGGTTTTCTCTCCCTCTTCTTCTCATCTCTAGCACTAATTTTGTCTACTATTCTCTTATATATATGGAAACACAAAGCAGTTTCAGTTGATGAAAGGGAAAATCTTGCAACAGCAACTCCAATTCTCATGAATGAATCTATGATTGAAGCAATGGAAAtgaaagaagaaaaagaagaggAAGCTAGTGATATTGGTGTTGTTGATAATTATGACTCATATTCTGACTTAGATGGTTCAATTTCAGATGAAGAAAGTCTCATTGAAATTTCACTTCCAAGTGGACACTTAATGGATAAACATAAACAAAAGTTCAACCAACAAAGTTTGATGGAATTGTTAGCAGAATTTAATGAAATGTTTGAGGAAGAGAATTTAATAGAGATTGACATATCCATGGGTTCAATCAAGTGTTCAAGGTTTGAAATTGAAGCATAA